In Tenacibaculum sp. 190524A02b, the genomic stretch CTAAATGCCTCAGAGTACTTAACCTATTCATAGGGACTGTAACAAAAATCATATACTTGTCTGTTGTTAAACTAAGATTATTTCCTTTCATTAAGGTACCATTTACACCAATTCTTTCATTTATCAGTAAACCGAGTTCTTCTAAATTATTTGGTGAAGAGATATGAACAATTCTTCCATTTGGACGACCTGTTAAAACAACATCAATCATTTTTGTAGTAATAAAAATACTTATCATACTCCATAAAGCTAATTCTATATTGTTAAATACTATTGCTGTAGCAACAATCACCATAGAGTCTAATATAAGAATTACAGTTCCTGTTTTTAACGATGTTTTTGAAGTTATAATACGAGCAATTATGGTTCCTCCTCCAGCAGAACCTCCTCCTTTAAATATAAAACCTATTCCGGCTCCAACCGCAACTCCTCCATATAAAGTAGCTAATAGAGGTTCATTACTTAAAGCTTTTAATTGAATTAATTCTCCAAGTATATCTACAAATAAACTAATTGCTATAATGGCAATTGTACTTTTTATTGCAAAATACTTTCCTAAATACTTAATACTTATTACCAACAAAGGAATATTTA encodes the following:
- a CDS encoding YitT family protein — encoded protein: MKKELLNYTFITIGCILMAFGVVTFLSPNNIAMGGTGGLAIIFNKLFKISIGILFASINIPLLVISIKYLGKYFAIKSTIAIIAISLFVDILGELIQLKALSNEPLLATLYGGVAVGAGIGFIFKGGGSAGGGTIIARIITSKTSLKTGTVILILDSMVIVATAIVFNNIELALWSMISIFITTKMIDVVLTGRPNGRIVHISSPNNLEELGLLINERIGVNGTLMKGNNLSLTTDKYMIFVTVPMNRLSTLRHLVRTEDESAKMIVMEASAMLGTKFLD